Proteins encoded within one genomic window of Macrobrachium nipponense isolate FS-2020 chromosome 8, ASM1510439v2, whole genome shotgun sequence:
- the LOC135223291 gene encoding uncharacterized protein LOC135223291 — MNHSLIQLLTVVAAILSLTAAQGFYAQRYGKKSDQKQVAVRSGFYTNRYGRSSPPETDLPEVKIRSSRFVGGSRYGKRSETAPVVPEIASIVSAATAEDDSEVPASLLVGESTVCFLVDVPDIYKCFKKIVNEATSN, encoded by the exons ATGAACCACTCCCTCATCCAACTCCTCACAGTCGTTGCTGCCATCCTGTCCCTCACAGCTGCCCAAGGCTTCTATGCCCAAAGATACGGAAAGAAATCAGATCAGAAACAAGTTGCAG TGCGATCAGGCTTCTATACCAACCGATATGGCCGCTCCTCCCCACCCGAAACCGACTTGCCCGAAGTCAAGATCCGTTCCTCAAGGTTCGTCGGTGGTTCCCGCTATGGCAAGAGGTCTGAAACTGCTCCTGTAGTCCCTGAAATCGCTTCCATTGTTTCTGCAGCTACTGCCGAAG ACGATTCAGAAGTCCCTGCATCTCTCCTCGTCGGCGAATCAACCGTCTGTTTCCTTGTTGATGTTCCCGACATCTACAAATGTTTTAA GAAAATCGTCAATGAAGCTACGAGCAACTAA
- the LOC135222845 gene encoding uncharacterized protein LOC135222845, whose product MKKSSPWPSAGDATEEDALKDKMELERQSSDESIIPPIHQCPSVEEKKREKEQQLRNLFRSNKVGVGDEVQEVWEVPRGNVPPSATFRSSSGRSEFQEVEFTEAKSDIEGRVGLAPGYYEGEQQKPNVMKAVANGMRVFGSCIPGESSDDEGCAKPKEDITIEEIDGDDDGDGNGGGDDGGEGDDGGEGDGGEGDGGEGDDGGEGDGGDDEGADGGSDSTSVSDHSDGSDKDDEEDDSYPEDGEIKTKENPENSSSGTAKADEDVDSTGVRVIREQSAIKRGTGSIGNVAVVARCISGPRISYNNYNRPSTSEHARYNSGASTSKAGYYKGQGPSRDSSFTDATDLTSGSAREDTTLTIEEEGGEEEEHKRLDPVQLRKAQMKVAKPFLTASSLAIYSQIHHNGVSKLGTWVLGSSLVCTFVVTIVLTVLILVAPKTLSPKAHIEYTTEAPTVVPDNVLITGSELAAGALVWKDLSVDLEIPPMSFKKTNASLMVSNSTVSLIASINKSQNNRKSLRTSHVGNPNVQRVVFRKGFDMSQKRPSHPSSSNKSILETNGKMFNTVPYNSSTSQLPFVNQETSSIVYPSSRNVSVLSSVNNTGNVNNYSSNSSDLYLHGVSTESTARTNVIQILLSQRAHIPGRTRTHSYTTQTPPINITTVRSSSILYTASLNNKTIGQPLRDGIGVPNEQTYKEENSSFHDIITNKQSLDNTTAKERLNRFHEMFSYNSTTNQSFMHSVTVVQDIINITATYGSVSPLYLNSPKNNSSVQNTTNQLKTETRLNSTVDRVFKKGTIMIDKEEVISQTNSSLPVTESVTEISSSMFHKEPQVDVVKTSRGDDGLGGTSIGKLIRNGHRKTNTLTLKPDIVKSDVNQDKAIAFKTTESQLLLDMSGNLTVENGHGNESKMYESRKKAKYNGTHSETGPFPILNSSGEIRFLVSNYKKKDPIIIEGTRTLTDIGKSKNYSFMGQAYTHNISEQVEDHNSTIAAKNMTEKMEDPININSTKTMNNQSSTETIKTNGSHNIIYNSDISRSTKEKEVESDLDKSEIVNSTGITDTLLSPVHIDMNKSQVPISSEETKSLDSDETTRDGKESKDINSSGNSETLRMMDRTEALSSEQSETLASIRESETQSGVNDIDGIRNNGNGDSKVTTVGNRTLVEGTGEKVMNSDADEMTTNVTPDINNSSYFISYVQG is encoded by the coding sequence ATGAAGAAAAGTAGCCCTTGGCCATCGGCTGGAGATGCCACCGAAGAGGATGCCCTGAAGGACAAGATGGAACTGGAGAGGCAGAGCAGCGATGAATCCATCATCCCTCCGATCCATCAGTGCCCCTCCGtcgaggagaaaaagagagaaaaagagcagCAGCTTCGAAATCTCTTTAGAAGCAACAAAGTTGGTGTGGGCGACGAGGTACAGGAGGTGTGGGAAGTTCCCCGGGGGAATGTGCCGCCATCTGCTACATTCAGGAGCTCTAGTGGGCGCAGTGAGTTCCAGGAAGTAGAATTTACTGAAGCCAAAAGTGACATCGAAGGTCGCGTTGGTCTTGCCCCTGGATACTATGAGGGGGAGCAACAGAAGCCCAATGTCATGAAGGCAGTGGCGAATGGCATGAGAGTATTCGGAAGCTGCATCCCCGGTGAGAGTAGTGATGACGAAGGTTGTGCAAAACCCAAAGAGGACATTACCATTGAGGAaattgatggtgatgatgatggcgaTGGCAATGGTGGAGGGGATGATGGAGGTGAGGGTGATGATGGAGGCGAGGGTGATGGAGGTGAAGGTGATGGAGGTGAGGGTGATGATGGAGGCGAGGGTGATGGAGGTGATGATGAAGGTGCTGATGGTGGTAGTGATTCTACATCAGTGTCCGATCATTCTGATGGCAGTGAtaaagatgatgaagaagatgaTAGTTATCCAGAGGATGGCGAAATCAAAACGAAAGAGAACCCAGAAAACTCATCCTCTGGCACTGCCAAAGCTGACGAGGATGTTGACTCCACAGGTGTAAGGGTGATCAGGGAGCAGTCTGCCATCAAAAGAGGGACAGGCAGCATTGGCAATGTAGCTGTAGTAGCCAGATGCATATCCGGGCCGCGTAtttcttataataattataaccGGCCGTCAACATCAGAGCATGCGAGATACAATTCTGGTGCGAGCACAAGCAAGGCTGGATACTATAAAGGACAAGGCCCTTCCAGAGACAGTTCATTCACGGATGCCACAGATCTAACATCAGGATCTGCGAGGGAAGACACTACCCTAACCATCGAGGAAGAAGGTGGGGAAGAGGAGGAACACAAACGACTGGATCCTGTTCAGCTGCGAAAGGCTCAGATGAAAGTGGCTAAGCCTTTCCTCACAGCCTCGTCGTTGGCCATTTACTCCCAGATTCACCATAATGGTGTTTCCAAGCTAGGAACTTGGGTTCTTGGCAGTTCACTTGTTTGTACATTTGTTGTGACAATTGTTCTTACAGTTTTAATATTAGTAGCCCCGAAAACTTTATCACCAAAAGCGCATATTGAGTACACCACGGAAGCACCAACAGTAGTGCCTGACAATGTGTTAATAACAGGAAGTGAATTAGCTGCAGGAGCTTTGGTGTGGAAAGACCTATCAGTAGATTTGGAAATTCCCCCGATGAGTTTCAAAAAGACAAATGCATCTCTAATGGTATCCAACAGTACTGTATCTTTGATAGCATCTATTAACAAGagtcaaaataatagaaaaagcttGAGGACATCTCATGTGGGTAATCCAAATGTACAAAGAGTAGTGTTTAGAAAAGGTTTCGATATGAGTCAGAAAAGACCTAGTCATCCATCTAGTAGTAACAAAAGTATATTAGAAACCAATGGAAAAATGTTTAACACAGTACCTTATAATAGCAGTACAAGTCAACTACCTTTTGTGAACCAAGAAACAAGTTCCATAGTTTACCCTTCCAGTAGGAACGTTTCTGTCTTAAGTTCAGTAAACAATACAGGCAATGTTAATAATTATAGTAGTAATTCAAGTGATTTATATTTACATGGGGTAAGCACGGAGTCTACTGCCAGAACAAATGTTATCCAAATACTATTAAGTCAGAGAGCGCACATTCCAGGAAGAACAAGGACACACAGTTACACAACACAAACTCCACCCATAAACATCACAACAGTAAGATCATCCTCTATTCTATACACAGCATctttaaacaataaaacaattggtCAGCCATTGAGAGATGGTATTGGGGTGCCAAATGAACAGACATACAAGGAGGAGAATTCATCATTCCAtgatattattacaaataaacaaagcCTAGACAATACAACTGCAAAGGAAAGGCTAAATAGATTTCATGAAATGTTCTCGTATAATAGCACAACCAATCAGTCATTCATGCATTCTGTGACAGTGGTGCAAGATATCATAAACATAACAGCCACTTATGGCAGTGTCAGCCCACTATATCTTAACAGTCCCAAGAACAATTCTTCAGTACAAAATACAACTAATCAACTAAAGACTGAAACAAGACTCAACAGCACTGTAGATCGCGTGTTTAAAAAGGGAACAATAATGATAGATAAGGAAGAAGTAATATCTCAAACTAATTCAAGCCTGCCAGTCACTGAATCAGTAACAGAAATATCAAGCAGCATGTTTCACAAAGAACCTCAAGTTGATGTTGTTAAAACTAGTAGAGGAGACGATGGACTTGGTGGTACCAGTATAGGAAAACTTATAAGAAATGGTCACAGGAAAACTAACACACTTACGCTGAAGCCAGATATCGTGAAAAGTGATGTAAACCAGGATAAAGCAATAGCATTTAAAACCACAGAAAGTCAGCTATTGTTGGATATGAGCGGCAATCTCACGGTAGAGAATGGCCATGGAAACGAATCAAAAATGTACGAGAGTAGAAAAAAAGCCAAATATAATGGTACTCACAGTGAAACAGGGCCCTTTCCTATCCTCAATAGTAGTGGGGAAATAAGGTTCCTAGTTAGTaattacaaaaagaaagatcCCATCATCATAGAGGGAACAAGAACCCTGACCGATATTGGTAAATCCAAAAATTACAGCTTCATGGGTCAGGCATACACTCACAACATATCAGAGCAAGTTGAAGATCACAATAGTACAATTGCTGCCAAGAATATGACAGAGAAAATGGAAGACCCTATCAACATCAATAGTACAAAAACAATGAATAATCAAAGCAGTACAGAGACTATAAAAACAAATGGCAGCCACAATATCATATACAACTCAGATATTTCCAGAAGTACAAAAGAAAAAGAGGTTGAAAGCGATTTGGACAAATCAGAAATTGTCAATAGTACAGGGATAACTGACACATTGCTCAGTCCTGTTCACATTGACATGAACAAATCACAAGTTCCCATAAGTTCAGAAGAAACTAAAAGTTTAGATAGCGATGAAACTACAAGGGATGGAAAAGAATCAAAGGATATCAACAGTTCAGGTAATTCTGAAACTCTGAGAATGATGGACAGAACTGAAGCGCTTAGTTCAGAGCAGTCTGAAACTTTAGCCAGTATACGCGAATCTGAAACACAAAGTGGAGTGAACGACATAGATGGAATAAGAAATAATGGCAATGGGGATTCGAAGGTGACAACTGTTGGGAATCGAACTCTTGTGGAAGGAACTGGAGAGAAAGTAATGAACTCTGACGCAGATGAAATGACTACCAATGTCACACCAGACATAAATAACTCAAGTTACTTCATTAGCTATGTACAGGGATAA